In Candidatus Desulforudis audaxviator MP104C, a genomic segment contains:
- a CDS encoding TIGR04086 family membrane protein, with protein sequence MAFPSDQPARQPMNWIAMGRGLLVALALAIVLSLVSTVLLYFSNFSEKFMPWIAAFIVFAGVFFGAALASARAGSKGLYHGLGVGLGFFLLMWGLGTLLFPGPITVIGLLEKLLLTGSAGALGGIVGVSISD encoded by the coding sequence ATGGCTTTTCCGAGCGACCAGCCTGCGCGGCAACCCATGAACTGGATCGCGATGGGCCGGGGTCTTCTAGTCGCGCTGGCCTTGGCCATCGTGCTCAGTCTGGTGTCCACCGTACTGCTTTACTTCTCGAACTTCTCGGAGAAGTTCATGCCCTGGATCGCCGCCTTCATCGTATTCGCCGGGGTGTTCTTCGGCGCCGCCCTGGCAAGCGCCCGCGCCGGATCCAAGGGGCTCTATCACGGGCTTGGCGTGGGGCTTGGGTTTTTTCTTCTGATGTGGGGATTGGGGACGCTCCTGTTCCCTGGACCGATAACCGTGATCGGGTTGCTGGAAAAGCTCCTGCTGACCGGTTCAGCCGGTGCTCTCGGCGGCATCGTGGGCGTGAGCATCAGCGACTGA
- a CDS encoding M24 family metallopeptidase → MLPEIERPPGEFAARWLRFQERLQEHGIDGALLVQSADLVYFTGTFQDGHLYIPAQGTPRFMVRRDWASARADAALDDVVPIQSFSQLPGLIREAGYPVPRRLGLELDVLPVQTYFRYQKAFPGAELVDCSSLIKELRAVKTPYELTLLRDAGRRADAMFASLPGIIREGRTEVEMAGLFEAVARREGHQGLLRMRGLNAETFWGHLMTGVTATQAGFFDGATGGTGVGPEFRFGASFKKLARNEPVVVDYPGIFRGYIVDMTRIFVAGTLPETLQRAHRTALEIQNTLAAEIRPGKTTAEVYERARALADEAGLAAHFMGYDNPVRFVGHGVGLELNELPVLAPGRETRLEANMVIAVEPKFAFPGIGVVGIENTFVITGNGLERLTNYPDEIIELP, encoded by the coding sequence GTGCTGCCGGAAATTGAACGCCCGCCGGGCGAATTCGCCGCCCGTTGGCTGAGATTCCAGGAGCGTCTGCAAGAACACGGGATTGACGGGGCGCTGCTGGTGCAAAGCGCCGACCTGGTGTACTTCACGGGCACCTTCCAAGACGGTCACCTGTACATCCCGGCCCAGGGCACGCCCCGGTTCATGGTCCGCCGGGACTGGGCTTCCGCCCGGGCCGACGCCGCCCTGGACGACGTGGTGCCCATCCAGAGTTTCAGCCAACTGCCCGGACTCATCCGGGAAGCGGGATACCCCGTGCCCCGGCGGCTCGGCCTGGAGTTGGACGTGCTGCCGGTGCAGACCTACTTCCGATACCAGAAGGCGTTCCCGGGGGCCGAATTGGTCGATTGCTCGTCTCTTATCAAGGAGCTACGAGCCGTTAAGACGCCCTACGAGCTTACCCTCCTGCGCGACGCCGGACGCCGGGCGGACGCGATGTTCGCTTCCCTGCCGGGCATCATCCGGGAAGGGCGCACCGAGGTGGAGATGGCCGGCCTGTTTGAGGCTGTGGCCCGCCGGGAGGGTCACCAGGGACTTTTGCGTATGCGGGGCTTGAACGCCGAAACCTTCTGGGGGCATCTGATGACGGGGGTGACCGCCACCCAGGCCGGCTTTTTCGACGGCGCGACGGGCGGGACGGGGGTCGGCCCGGAGTTCCGGTTCGGCGCCTCCTTCAAGAAACTGGCCCGCAACGAGCCGGTGGTGGTGGACTACCCGGGCATCTTCCGCGGCTACATTGTGGACATGACCCGGATTTTCGTGGCCGGCACACTGCCCGAAACGCTGCAGCGGGCGCACCGGACCGCCCTGGAGATCCAGAACACCCTGGCGGCGGAAATCCGTCCCGGGAAGACCACTGCCGAAGTGTACGAGCGGGCCCGGGCGCTGGCGGATGAGGCCGGGCTCGCGGCTCACTTCATGGGTTATGACAATCCGGTCCGGTTCGTGGGTCACGGGGTGGGCCTGGAACTCAACGAACTGCCGGTGCTGGCCCCCGGCCGGGAAACCAGGCTGGAGGCGAACATGGTCATCGCCGTAGAACCGAAGTTCGCCTTCCCGGGCATTGGGGTGGTCGGCATCGAGAACACTTTCGTGATCACGGGAAACGGGCTCGAACGGCTCACCAACTACCCTGACGAAATAATCGAACTCCCCTAA
- the glgA gene encoding glycogen synthase GlgA: MFDRPLKILFVSSEVVPFAKTGGLADVAGSLPKALATVVDHGLSHHDVRVAMPRYKMIEDARYVTDFPVWFADKNHEAIIRQREIEAQFQGARHTVPVYMIDNYQYYYRDGIYVFDDEAERFGFFCKAVLEMLPRLGWQPDVIHCNDWQCGPIPLFLKTHYRGDPFFSRMATVFTIHNLQYQGNFPKEVLHMLGLGKEYFRPEALEFYGSVSFMKAGIQYADVLTTVSRTYAREIQTPEYGQRMEGVLRQRAHELYGIVNGINYHEFDPKTDPRLHRNYDVDHWEHKKENKFTLQREMNLPVRDVPVLGLITRLVDQKGLDLIAEIIDELMRLDIQMVILGKGDKYYEDMFREMKVQHPGKIAAHIGFNVVLAQRIYAGSDMFLMPSRFEPCGLGQLISLRYGTIPIVRETGGLADTVNEYDLATGGGNGFVFKEYDARALYSAIARALKLYREDQEAWGRLVRNAMEMDFSWARSAVEYLQVYRDAMEKVSEERGIRIA, from the coding sequence ATGTTTGACCGTCCGCTGAAAATACTTTTCGTATCTTCGGAAGTGGTTCCGTTCGCCAAGACCGGGGGACTGGCCGATGTCGCTGGCTCCCTGCCCAAGGCGCTCGCGACTGTTGTCGACCACGGGCTGTCGCATCACGACGTCCGGGTGGCGATGCCACGTTACAAAATGATCGAGGACGCCCGGTACGTGACCGACTTTCCGGTCTGGTTCGCGGACAAAAACCACGAGGCGATCATCCGCCAGCGTGAAATCGAGGCTCAGTTCCAGGGCGCGCGCCACACCGTCCCCGTGTACATGATTGACAACTACCAGTACTACTACCGGGACGGAATCTACGTCTTCGACGACGAGGCCGAGCGTTTCGGATTCTTTTGCAAAGCGGTGTTGGAGATGCTGCCGAGGCTGGGCTGGCAGCCGGACGTGATCCACTGTAACGACTGGCAGTGCGGCCCGATCCCGCTGTTCTTGAAGACACACTATCGCGGGGACCCGTTCTTCAGCCGCATGGCCACCGTCTTTACCATCCACAACTTGCAGTACCAGGGGAACTTCCCCAAGGAGGTGCTGCACATGCTGGGCTTGGGCAAGGAGTACTTCCGGCCGGAAGCACTGGAGTTTTACGGCAGCGTGAGCTTCATGAAGGCCGGCATCCAGTACGCCGACGTGCTTACCACCGTAAGCCGGACCTACGCCCGGGAGATTCAGACCCCCGAATACGGGCAGCGGATGGAGGGCGTGCTACGGCAGCGCGCGCACGAACTTTACGGCATCGTGAACGGGATCAACTACCACGAGTTCGACCCAAAAACCGACCCGCGCCTGCACCGGAACTACGATGTGGACCACTGGGAGCACAAAAAGGAAAACAAGTTCACCCTGCAGCGGGAAATGAACCTGCCGGTCCGGGATGTTCCGGTGCTGGGGCTGATCACGCGGCTGGTGGACCAGAAGGGCCTGGACCTGATCGCGGAGATCATCGACGAATTGATGCGTCTGGATATACAGATGGTGATTCTGGGCAAGGGCGACAAGTACTACGAGGACATGTTCCGGGAGATGAAGGTGCAGCATCCCGGGAAGATCGCTGCCCACATCGGTTTCAACGTTGTTCTGGCCCAGCGGATTTACGCCGGCTCGGACATGTTCCTCATGCCTTCCCGATTTGAGCCCTGCGGGCTGGGACAATTGATCAGCCTGCGCTACGGAACCATTCCCATCGTCCGGGAAACCGGCGGCCTGGCCGATACGGTGAACGAGTACGATCTGGCCACCGGCGGCGGTAACGGCTTTGTCTTTAAGGAGTACGACGCCCGGGCCCTGTACAGCGCTATCGCCCGGGCCCTCAAGCTTTACCGCGAGGATCAGGAAGCCTGGGGCCGGCTGGTGCGGAACGCCATGGAGATGGACTTCTCCTGGGCCCGTTCGGCCGTGGAGTACCTCCAGGTGTACCGGGACGCAATGGAAAAGGTCAGCGAGGAAAGAGGCATCCGCATCGCTTGA
- the galT gene encoding galactose-1-phosphate uridylyltransferase — protein sequence MPEWRKDPVVDRWVIIATERAKRPHDFRCPPDQLNSGDCPLCVGNEDKTPPEVLAFRDADSPANQPGWWIRVVPNKFPAVLPNEGYYAWQDGIYEAMNGIGVHEVIVESTDHEPDLVNQSDRQVEEVLWAWRARLLDLRHDTRLKYIQIFKNKGRTGGASLEHTHSQLIAIPMVPADVAEELAGLHEYRRHRNTCAYCDVVHQELSGRDRVVRESGRFVCLVPFAARYPFEMWILPKEHQADFGQIGEDDIRDLAPVLREALLRLSEAVCRPPYNLVLHTSPINVGGELFYHWHFEIMPRLTITAGYELGTGYFINPTPPELAAEALRDALEGAVPPPHAYTIPEEVPKHV from the coding sequence ATGCCGGAGTGGCGCAAGGACCCGGTGGTGGACCGGTGGGTGATCATCGCCACGGAAAGGGCGAAGCGCCCCCACGATTTCCGCTGCCCCCCTGACCAGCTCAATTCGGGCGACTGCCCCCTGTGTGTAGGTAACGAAGACAAGACTCCCCCGGAAGTCCTGGCTTTCCGGGATGCCGACTCCCCCGCCAACCAGCCGGGTTGGTGGATCCGGGTTGTGCCGAACAAGTTTCCGGCCGTCCTTCCCAACGAGGGCTACTATGCGTGGCAAGACGGCATCTACGAAGCCATGAACGGGATCGGGGTCCACGAAGTGATCGTGGAGTCCACCGACCACGAACCGGACCTGGTCAACCAGTCCGACCGGCAGGTGGAGGAGGTGCTCTGGGCCTGGAGGGCCCGATTACTGGATTTGCGCCACGACACCAGGCTGAAGTACATTCAAATTTTCAAGAACAAGGGGCGCACCGGGGGTGCCTCGCTGGAGCACACCCATTCCCAATTGATCGCCATCCCCATGGTTCCGGCCGATGTGGCCGAGGAGTTGGCCGGGCTCCACGAATACCGGCGGCACCGGAACACCTGTGCCTACTGCGACGTGGTTCACCAGGAACTGTCCGGACGGGACCGGGTGGTGCGGGAGAGCGGCCGTTTTGTGTGCCTGGTGCCTTTTGCCGCCCGCTACCCGTTTGAGATGTGGATCTTGCCCAAGGAACACCAGGCTGACTTCGGCCAGATCGGCGAAGACGACATCCGCGATCTGGCCCCGGTCTTGCGGGAGGCTCTGCTCAGACTCTCGGAGGCCGTCTGCCGGCCGCCGTACAACCTGGTGCTCCACACCTCGCCCATTAACGTCGGCGGGGAGCTGTTCTATCACTGGCACTTCGAGATCATGCCCCGCCTGACCATCACGGCCGGCTACGAACTGGGGACGGGGTACTTCATCAACCCGACACCCCCGGAACTCGCGGCCGAGGCTCTCCGGGACGCGCTCGAAGGCGCCGTGCCGCCGCCCCACGCGTACACTATTCCAGAGGAGGTGCCGAAACATGTTTGA
- the minC gene encoding septum site-determining protein MinC: protein MSSEVQIKGTRHGLMILIPQTGDFDELKDTLRRKMESANGFFRGAHFFLRPEQASLTAHQQEELELMLVGYGLVPLPSATPPRPPSRPKPAAPPAGDRTHIIWRTIRSGQRARNDLGHLVIMGDVHSGALVEAGGHVLIMGSSWGAVRAGIYGDRQAKVTGLDFRGGVVSIADAVALIGESEASPQPGPHQALLKDEGIVFVPFPAK from the coding sequence TTGTCGAGCGAAGTGCAAATCAAGGGCACCCGGCACGGGTTGATGATCCTTATTCCCCAGACGGGTGATTTTGACGAACTAAAGGATACCCTGCGCCGAAAGATGGAGTCGGCCAACGGGTTTTTCCGCGGGGCGCACTTTTTCCTGCGCCCGGAGCAGGCTTCCCTGACAGCGCACCAGCAGGAGGAGCTGGAGCTAATGCTGGTCGGATACGGTCTGGTGCCGCTCCCGAGCGCCACTCCCCCGCGCCCGCCGTCCCGCCCCAAGCCGGCGGCGCCGCCGGCCGGCGACCGCACGCACATCATCTGGCGCACCATCCGCTCGGGCCAGCGGGCCCGCAATGATCTCGGCCACCTGGTGATTATGGGGGATGTGCACTCCGGCGCCCTGGTCGAGGCCGGGGGCCATGTATTGATCATGGGCAGTTCGTGGGGCGCGGTCCGGGCCGGGATATACGGCGACCGGCAGGCAAAGGTGACCGGTCTGGATTTCCGCGGGGGCGTGGTCTCCATCGCAGACGCCGTTGCCCTCATCGGGGAGTCCGAAGCCAGTCCCCAACCGGGACCGCACCAGGCGTTGCTCAAAGACGAAGGGATAGTCTTTGTGCCGTTTCCGGCAAAGTAG
- a CDS encoding NUDIX domain-containing protein has protein sequence MSLKEKRLASEYVFRGKILRVRVDTVLLPDGRTGSREVVEYAGAVAVVALDALGRVVLVRQYRYPVGEELLEIPAGKLEAGEDPLACARRELLEETGFAARDWRLVCSYYSTPGFTSERMYVFLATELKAKEVSADADEFIEVELVPLEEALAMISEGTIRDGKSLVGLLTVAREMG, from the coding sequence TTGAGTCTGAAAGAAAAAAGGTTGGCTTCCGAGTATGTTTTTCGCGGCAAGATCCTGCGCGTTCGGGTGGACACGGTGCTGCTGCCGGATGGCCGCACCGGATCCCGCGAGGTGGTGGAATACGCGGGCGCGGTGGCCGTTGTCGCGCTGGACGCCCTCGGTCGGGTGGTGCTGGTGCGCCAGTACCGTTACCCCGTGGGAGAAGAGTTGCTTGAAATCCCGGCGGGGAAGCTGGAGGCCGGAGAGGACCCGCTGGCCTGCGCCCGGCGGGAACTGCTGGAGGAAACCGGTTTCGCGGCCCGGGATTGGCGTCTGGTGTGCAGCTACTACTCCACGCCGGGCTTCACCAGTGAGCGGATGTATGTGTTTCTGGCTACAGAGCTCAAAGCCAAAGAAGTGTCCGCGGACGCAGACGAGTTCATCGAGGTGGAGCTTGTCCCGCTGGAAGAGGCGCTGGCAATGATCAGCGAGGGTACGATCCGGGACGGCAAGTCACTAGTGGGATTGCTGACGGTGGCGCGGGAAATGGGCTGA
- the bioF gene encoding 8-amino-7-oxononanoate synthase yields MREFLEETLQKIEAAGLRRSLRPLEPLGPTRALFNGREVTLFCTNNYLGLTHHPRVTARAQEALRKYGTGSGAARLVSGHNPLLQALEEALARCKGSPRALVFPTGYTANLAVIGTLAGREDVIFCDRLCHASLLDGCLLSGAKLVRFSHNDADSLRRLLNQHTGRRRFIVTEGLFSMDGDIPPLPEFYTLAQEFEAILIVDDAHGTGVLGPNGRGTVADAGIPAERIVISGTLSKALASLGGFVTGPGLLSEFLLNRARSFIFTTALPPVSAAAALAALEVLEAEPAILEGLWENVMRFRQGLNARGLPASGNSPIIPLILGSPERALRAAENLLEQGYYVPAIRPPAVPPGTARLRITVSAAHTPAEIDGFLNALGKALEEA; encoded by the coding sequence ATGAGGGAATTCCTGGAAGAAACCCTTCAGAAAATAGAGGCCGCCGGGCTCAGGCGTTCTCTGCGGCCTCTGGAGCCGCTGGGACCTACCCGGGCGCTTTTTAACGGCCGTGAGGTCACTCTTTTCTGCACCAACAACTACCTGGGGCTGACCCACCACCCCCGGGTGACTGCCCGCGCGCAGGAAGCGCTCCGGAAATACGGCACCGGAAGCGGTGCCGCCCGTCTGGTAAGCGGACACAACCCTTTACTTCAGGCTCTGGAAGAAGCCCTCGCGCGCTGCAAAGGATCTCCCCGCGCCCTCGTTTTCCCCACGGGATATACGGCCAACTTGGCGGTTATCGGCACCCTCGCCGGCCGGGAAGACGTTATCTTCTGCGACCGGCTCTGCCACGCCTCGCTCCTGGACGGCTGTCTCTTAAGCGGCGCTAAACTCGTTCGTTTTTCCCACAACGACGCCGATTCGCTGCGCCGACTGCTTAACCAGCATACCGGTCGGCGGCGCTTCATCGTCACCGAGGGGCTTTTCTCGATGGATGGCGACATCCCGCCGCTCCCGGAATTTTATACCCTGGCCCAGGAGTTTGAGGCCATACTCATCGTTGACGACGCTCACGGCACCGGCGTGCTCGGTCCTAACGGCAGGGGAACGGTTGCTGACGCAGGCATACCAGCGGAAAGAATTGTTATTTCCGGTACGCTTTCGAAGGCCCTGGCCTCGCTCGGCGGCTTTGTTACAGGCCCCGGCCTTTTAAGCGAATTTCTTTTAAACCGCGCCCGCTCTTTCATCTTCACTACGGCACTGCCTCCGGTTTCGGCCGCCGCCGCCCTGGCTGCGCTGGAAGTACTGGAAGCAGAACCAGCGATTTTAGAAGGCCTTTGGGAAAATGTAATGCGGTTCCGCCAGGGGCTGAACGCCCGCGGTCTTCCGGCAAGCGGAAACTCTCCAATCATCCCGCTTATCCTGGGTAGCCCGGAACGGGCGCTACGCGCCGCGGAAAACCTCCTGGAGCAAGGCTACTACGTCCCGGCGATTCGGCCGCCGGCGGTGCCACCGGGAACCGCCCGGCTCCGCATTACGGTGAGTGCTGCTCACACCCCGGCAGAGATAGACGGCTTCCTGAACGCACTTGGAAAAGCCTTAGAGGAGGCATAA